From Halomicrobium salinisoli, the proteins below share one genomic window:
- a CDS encoding SusD/RagB family nutrient-binding outer membrane lipoprotein: protein MSTLQRFLSYTTLLSLLALLTQLHMLDTLVPLDPYWRYQGDMLATYILETGKLSSGTEFADHSLLTGWVNSFFDDFGSPLIVAVLALITGVNTVTLETMPLFAPALIIVQSTLAATVVGDKRVFPIALAAAVFYKFLAPHTFSNAHRGGLAWTILLFLILAVVLSKREGVRSTYLLVVFGIVLPTTAHTLPVAALLFLGIVFLLSETLGKQIFGLERAALVALVIIAYNLLVSTWIGRVVFKFAVATSSVSEPITPSTLVESLTRSAAVHESLIPYLMTGAPTEFKLLVIISVAIAGVVTLSVVAYRLRELFGTRSVKTVQTFDIIVVAFVIQAVVYVTIIPFFAPSGGINPPLLGLMFFPVILAKFYKISGDVSMISWSDTSRILFVLLILLPGAVASFANPMTVGEINSFSQDEYETLEWSSSFNNNRIVTDFGTASSYYAIGGRSPTYLPPPGEPAYGTEEAAQRVLQLYYDDPARACEQGDIYVVTERMRRTAILHLGSLVTRPTDGTARTSLEATSNMDLIFDSGDSFISACK, encoded by the coding sequence ATGAGTACACTGCAGCGCTTCCTCAGTTACACCACGCTGCTGTCTCTTCTAGCTCTTCTGACTCAGTTACATATGCTAGATACACTCGTCCCTCTAGACCCGTACTGGCGCTACCAAGGCGACATGCTCGCTACGTACATATTAGAGACGGGTAAACTCTCCTCAGGCACGGAGTTTGCCGATCACTCGCTCCTCACAGGATGGGTCAATTCGTTTTTCGATGACTTCGGCAGTCCACTGATAGTCGCAGTGCTCGCATTGATCACGGGGGTCAATACAGTAACGCTTGAGACGATGCCACTATTTGCTCCTGCGTTAATAATTGTTCAAAGTACTCTGGCTGCCACCGTTGTCGGTGATAAACGAGTTTTTCCTATCGCTCTGGCGGCGGCCGTCTTCTATAAATTCCTTGCACCCCATACTTTCTCGAATGCACATCGTGGTGGATTGGCGTGGACGATACTACTATTTCTCATCCTCGCAGTAGTTCTCAGCAAGCGCGAGGGAGTGCGGTCGACGTATTTGTTGGTGGTTTTCGGAATAGTCCTCCCGACTACGGCGCACACGCTTCCTGTAGCGGCCCTTCTCTTTCTGGGAATCGTATTTCTACTGAGTGAAACGCTCGGCAAGCAAATATTCGGACTGGAACGCGCTGCTCTTGTCGCACTAGTTATCATCGCTTACAATCTCCTCGTTTCAACTTGGATTGGACGGGTCGTTTTCAAATTCGCGGTCGCTACGTCAAGCGTCTCAGAACCGATTACCCCGTCAACGCTCGTTGAATCCCTCACTCGGTCGGCTGCTGTCCACGAATCACTCATTCCGTATCTCATGACGGGTGCTCCTACCGAGTTCAAATTGCTAGTGATTATATCGGTCGCAATAGCAGGAGTAGTCACGCTGTCGGTTGTGGCCTATCGCCTCAGAGAATTGTTCGGCACCCGCTCCGTCAAGACAGTTCAAACGTTCGATATCATCGTTGTAGCATTTGTTATTCAGGCGGTTGTGTATGTCACTATCATCCCGTTTTTTGCCCCCAGTGGCGGGATCAATCCACCGCTACTTGGTCTGATGTTCTTCCCAGTTATTCTAGCAAAATTCTACAAAATATCGGGCGATGTATCTATGATAAGTTGGAGTGATACATCAAGAATCCTGTTCGTCCTTCTAATCCTTCTCCCCGGAGCGGTAGCGTCTTTCGCGAATCCGATGACCGTAGGAGAAATAAACTCGTTCAGCCAGGACGAATACGAAACCCTAGAGTGGTCGAGTAGCTTCAATAATAATCGAATCGTCACCGATTTCGGAACAGCAAGTTCGTATTATGCTATCGGCGGTCGAAGCCCGACGTACCTTCCGCCACCCGGAGAACCAGCGTACGGTACGGAGGAAGCGGCTCAGCGCGTTCTTCAGTTGTATTACGACGATCCGGCTAGGGCGTGTGAGCAGGGGGACATCTATGTCGTGACTGAACGGATGCGCCGTACCGCTATCCTCCACTTAGGATCGCTGGTGACACGACCGACAGATGGAACGGCACGTACTTCCTTGGAAGCTACATCCAACATGGATCTGATCTTTGACTCCGGCGACAGCTTCATTTCTGCCTGTAAATAA
- the rfbD gene encoding dTDP-4-dehydrorhamnose reductase, with translation MLVLVVGANGLLGSNVVQACKDRDWECCGTYHSTEPEFDVPLTQFDIRNRDAFVELLDTFQPDVVVNCAAMTDVDGCEDDSEAAHAINADAPGAMAEECDRNDVPFVHVSTDYVFDGTSRDPITESATPNPCQVYGESKLAGEQTVRDGADDALVLRLSFVWGIHRSRSSLTGFPAWVRGRLQSGETVPLFTDQWITPTRAGHAAETILSLVDREATGLYHVASRSCVTPHEFGALLADELDHDAALLEEGSIADVDRAATRPRYTCLDVSKLEDELSRSQPTLREDIQAVREEL, from the coding sequence ATGCTCGTCCTGGTCGTCGGCGCAAACGGTCTCCTGGGAAGTAACGTCGTTCAGGCATGCAAAGACCGTGATTGGGAGTGTTGTGGGACGTACCATTCAACGGAACCGGAGTTCGACGTTCCACTTACGCAGTTTGACATCCGGAATCGCGATGCCTTCGTGGAGCTCCTGGACACGTTCCAGCCCGACGTCGTCGTGAACTGTGCGGCCATGACCGACGTAGACGGCTGTGAGGACGACTCCGAAGCAGCGCACGCGATCAACGCCGATGCCCCGGGAGCGATGGCCGAGGAGTGCGACCGGAACGACGTCCCGTTCGTGCACGTCTCTACCGACTACGTCTTCGACGGCACGTCGCGCGACCCGATCACAGAATCCGCCACGCCGAACCCGTGCCAGGTGTACGGCGAATCCAAGCTGGCCGGGGAGCAGACCGTCCGCGACGGGGCGGACGACGCGCTCGTCCTCCGCCTCTCGTTCGTCTGGGGCATCCATCGGAGTCGATCGTCTCTCACCGGGTTCCCGGCCTGGGTTCGCGGCCGCCTCCAGTCGGGAGAGACGGTCCCGCTGTTCACCGATCAGTGGATTACGCCGACCCGGGCCGGACACGCGGCCGAGACGATCCTCTCACTCGTCGACCGAGAGGCGACCGGGCTGTATCACGTCGCCAGTCGCTCCTGTGTAACGCCCCACGAATTCGGCGCTCTCCTCGCGGACGAACTCGATCACGACGCGGCGTTGCTCGAAGAGGGATCGATAGCGGACGTGGACCGGGCCGCGACGAGGCCTCGATACACCTGCCTCGACGTCAGTAAACTCGAGGACGAGCTATCGAGGTCGCAACCGACACTGCGGGAGGATATCCAGGCCGTCCGGGAAGAGTTGTGA
- a CDS encoding glycosyltransferase family 2 protein: protein MTEMVSIILVNYNTSDYTNSCIQSVLNTDYENLEIHVVDNDSSSMEREKLEEFPKTEYHFLDNNLGFAKACNYGAKKSNGDYVFFLNNDTELESQAITRLVEELHNPSVGAVTPQVRFHHDRSTIDRDVGYFDNLAYGWHPHQNMSADNLEDTESPIETPWISGCALMTKIEVFESVGGFDTDFFMYCEDLELSIRLRKHGYNLRAVTDSIIYHKYSASSKDGVNIDRNPFQIKHQSKNRMKIVFKHYPIKQVFKNIPLIIASSMYWCWVLGQKGEATESMRQLVRIGKFALLGLRERPANQSNYGFTDEMKINTLRDYINIALNRSEAYNENAF from the coding sequence ATGACCGAGATGGTGTCGATTATTTTAGTGAACTATAACACGAGTGATTACACGAACTCTTGTATTCAATCTGTCCTCAATACCGATTACGAGAATTTGGAGATCCATGTCGTTGATAACGATTCGAGCAGTATGGAGCGAGAGAAGTTGGAAGAGTTCCCGAAGACCGAGTACCATTTCTTAGATAATAATCTAGGCTTCGCGAAAGCATGTAACTACGGTGCAAAGAAGAGCAACGGTGACTACGTTTTCTTTTTGAACAACGACACGGAACTTGAATCCCAGGCCATCACACGCCTTGTTGAGGAGTTACATAATCCTTCGGTCGGCGCTGTCACCCCGCAAGTTCGATTCCATCACGATAGATCAACGATTGATCGTGACGTCGGCTACTTTGACAATCTGGCTTACGGATGGCATCCCCATCAAAACATGAGTGCAGACAATCTCGAAGACACGGAATCACCAATCGAAACTCCGTGGATATCTGGTTGCGCTCTCATGACTAAGATAGAAGTATTCGAATCAGTCGGCGGTTTCGATACAGACTTTTTCATGTACTGTGAGGATCTCGAATTGTCTATTCGACTCCGGAAGCACGGGTACAATTTGAGGGCCGTCACGGACTCTATCATCTATCACAAATACTCCGCCTCGTCCAAGGACGGCGTCAATATCGACAGAAACCCCTTCCAGATAAAGCATCAGTCGAAAAATCGAATGAAAATTGTATTCAAGCATTACCCGATTAAGCAAGTATTCAAAAACATACCGCTTATCATAGCAAGTAGTATGTATTGGTGTTGGGTACTGGGGCAGAAAGGAGAAGCGACGGAGTCAATGCGCCAGTTGGTGCGGATCGGGAAATTCGCTCTCTTAGGTCTTAGGGAGCGGCCTGCTAATCAGTCCAATTACGGCTTCACCGATGAGATGAAGATCAACACTCTCAGAGATTACATCAACATTGCGTTAAATCGGTCTGAGGCCTACAACGAAAATGCGTTCTGA
- the rfbB gene encoding dTDP-glucose 4,6-dehydratase, with the protein MRILVTGGAGFIGSNFVHHLLDEHEGDEVVVLDALTYAGSRDNLEGALDDPRLEFVEGDVRDRELVSELVADSDVVVNFAAESHVDRSIDGAKPFVSTNVQGTQTLLDAALAEDIDRFVQISTDEVYGQILDGKFSEDDPLNPRNPYAATKASADLLAQSYQTTHDLPVVITRTCNNFGPRQHGEKLIPKFIDKAAAGDSLPVYGDGSNVREWIYVEDNCRAIDRVLRDGEAGEIYNIGSGEERTNLEVTHAILDAVGGSDDQIEFVEDRAGHDQRYALEMGKIEDLGWKPQWSFEDGLEATVDYYR; encoded by the coding sequence ATGCGCATCCTCGTTACAGGTGGGGCCGGGTTTATCGGATCGAACTTCGTCCATCACCTCCTCGACGAACACGAAGGCGACGAGGTGGTCGTACTCGACGCCCTGACCTACGCTGGATCACGAGACAACCTCGAGGGAGCCCTTGACGACCCTCGCCTCGAGTTCGTGGAGGGCGACGTTCGCGATCGCGAACTGGTCTCGGAGTTGGTCGCCGACAGTGACGTAGTCGTCAACTTCGCTGCGGAGTCACACGTCGACCGGTCGATCGACGGGGCGAAGCCCTTCGTCTCGACCAACGTGCAGGGAACGCAGACGCTCCTCGACGCCGCTCTCGCCGAGGACATCGACCGATTCGTCCAGATCTCGACCGACGAGGTCTACGGGCAGATCCTCGACGGCAAGTTTAGCGAGGACGACCCCCTGAACCCGCGGAACCCGTACGCAGCCACCAAGGCCAGCGCGGATCTCCTCGCACAGAGTTACCAGACGACGCACGACCTCCCCGTCGTCATAACTCGGACCTGTAACAACTTCGGTCCCCGGCAGCACGGTGAAAAGCTCATTCCGAAGTTCATCGACAAGGCCGCTGCGGGGGACTCTCTTCCGGTGTACGGTGACGGGTCCAACGTCAGGGAGTGGATCTACGTCGAGGACAACTGTCGGGCGATCGACCGGGTCCTCCGCGACGGGGAGGCCGGTGAGATCTACAACATCGGATCGGGGGAGGAGCGGACGAATCTCGAAGTTACGCACGCGATTCTCGACGCCGTTGGCGGGTCAGACGATCAGATCGAGTTCGTCGAGGACAGGGCCGGGCACGACCAGCGATACGCCCTCGAAATGGGGAAGATCGAGGATCTGGGTTGGAAACCGCAGTGGTCGTTCGAAGACGGACTGGAAGCGACGGTCGACTACTACCGGTAG
- a CDS encoding sulfatase, which yields MESPDIFLLVLDSLRYDYVNPDCNESSTTPNLQKLIDDGTYLQETYSTGSWTVPAHGSLFSGMLPSESGIGGEHRWFDCDESLAQGLRSQGYETIGVSTNPWITSDFGYDEGFDKLYSCFPKLPFDSRDPRKEIKKIDGESSADTYWELMKWILSDNRFNRLGNSFYSLLSNRLPYTAADELTNRAIREIERSGSPRFFFVNYMDAHEPYTEESRLDEDVTWNLDSVVASSQPDREAVSDVYATDVRFLDQAIGTFIDYLKSAGLYKDSLLVILGDHGQALGEHDYWGHGTFLYESLIKVPVIVKPPEGIRVSRSGSPMSIIDVHDAIKEVSKSGDLEALSATDRDYVVAESFGAHESTNIEWIPDDGYRAIITEDTFGIVNLGTEEVELVNPPTDEGKRGIEEIADREGLIDELTTEAGNSRVDDAVADRLEQLGYK from the coding sequence ATGGAGTCACCTGACATCTTCTTACTCGTACTTGATTCTCTCAGATATGATTACGTGAACCCAGACTGTAACGAGAGTTCAACCACTCCGAATCTTCAGAAACTGATTGACGACGGGACCTATCTCCAAGAAACGTATTCGACCGGTTCATGGACAGTTCCCGCCCATGGGTCTCTATTTTCCGGGATGTTACCTTCTGAGAGTGGCATTGGCGGTGAACATCGATGGTTCGATTGCGATGAGTCGCTAGCACAGGGGCTCCGTTCTCAGGGGTACGAAACTATAGGCGTGTCGACAAACCCGTGGATCACGAGCGATTTCGGATATGATGAGGGGTTTGACAAACTCTATAGCTGTTTTCCGAAACTTCCCTTCGACAGTCGCGATCCGAGAAAAGAGATTAAGAAAATAGACGGCGAATCCTCTGCAGACACGTATTGGGAACTCATGAAGTGGATACTCTCCGACAATCGTTTCAACCGGCTGGGAAACTCATTCTACTCCCTTTTGTCTAATCGGCTTCCCTACACAGCCGCCGACGAGCTAACTAACCGCGCCATAAGAGAGATTGAGCGTTCCGGTTCACCTCGGTTCTTCTTCGTGAATTATATGGATGCCCATGAGCCTTACACGGAAGAATCGAGATTGGATGAGGATGTCACGTGGAACCTAGACAGTGTCGTCGCCTCATCGCAACCGGACCGAGAAGCAGTGTCAGACGTTTACGCCACCGATGTGCGCTTCCTAGACCAGGCGATTGGTACTTTCATCGACTATCTCAAGAGCGCTGGATTGTACAAAGACTCATTACTAGTTATACTGGGCGACCATGGACAGGCGCTCGGCGAACACGACTATTGGGGTCACGGTACGTTCCTGTATGAATCTCTCATCAAGGTGCCAGTCATCGTGAAGCCGCCGGAAGGCATAAGAGTATCCAGATCGGGGTCACCTATGAGCATTATCGACGTGCATGATGCAATCAAAGAAGTATCGAAATCTGGAGATCTAGAGGCGCTGTCAGCAACCGACCGTGACTACGTTGTCGCCGAATCGTTCGGAGCACACGAATCAACGAACATTGAATGGATACCAGATGATGGGTACAGAGCGATTATCACAGAGGACACTTTCGGAATCGTGAATTTGGGAACGGAAGAAGTTGAATTGGTGAATCCACCCACAGATGAAGGTAAACGCGGGATTGAGGAAATCGCCGATCGTGAAGGGCTCATAGACGAATTAACGACAGAAGCTGGAAACAGTCGCGTTGATGATGCCGTTGCGGACCGCTTGGAGCAGTTAGGGTATAAATGA
- a CDS encoding dTDP-4-dehydrorhamnose 3,5-epimerase family protein: MIEGVQVRELQVNADERGHLVEVFREDWEEYEPEPAMSYYSMTYPGITRAWHRHNRGQVDHFVCPKGRIKVGVYDDREDSPTQGELDTFVIGEHNQKVVRIPGECWHGFKAIGDEPAFLINFPSNLYDYEDPDEERLPYDTDEIPLDWDEEPSG, from the coding sequence ATGATAGAGGGAGTACAAGTCCGCGAACTCCAGGTCAACGCCGACGAGCGCGGCCACCTCGTCGAGGTCTTCCGCGAGGACTGGGAAGAGTACGAGCCCGAACCGGCGATGAGCTACTACTCGATGACGTACCCGGGCATCACGCGGGCGTGGCATCGCCACAACCGCGGGCAGGTCGATCACTTCGTCTGCCCGAAGGGTCGGATCAAAGTGGGCGTCTACGACGACCGGGAGGATTCACCCACGCAGGGTGAACTCGACACGTTCGTCATCGGCGAGCACAACCAGAAGGTCGTCCGGATCCCGGGAGAGTGCTGGCACGGGTTCAAGGCGATCGGCGACGAGCCGGCGTTCCTTATCAACTTCCCGTCGAACCTGTACGACTACGAGGACCCCGACGAAGAGCGGCTCCCATATGACACGGACGAAATACCTTTGGACTGGGACGAAGAACCGAGTGGATGA
- a CDS encoding sulfatase, translating into MPKNIVIVTMDSVRADHTTLSGYDASTTPKIEQLSDVNFTSARAAAPCTPHSLPSMLTGRLPMENGLLALNDIDSIPAYLAEAGYQTCLVNSNIQIPRFGYHSDFDDYIDFTSNIDEGESNDAMDSVLEYGKKLLDSGGFSGRLGVLLKDTYHRFNSIIQPHERDTTLIDAAIDWVNKAREPYFLWVHLMDTHYPYEFDADHFEAISDFEYDENRYARLLTRAMTHTRRGEFVWELDSNQRQYLRDAYDASIRQADENVARFADAIDLSKTLLMCTSDHGEELWERGYFGHAGRPSIPRDMTLYEEVLHVPFVVAGDVPSDYPAEVDNPISLVDIAPTVFQSAEVNVDEIDLSGEPIFDGNSSERKIISQSTSPGDPVDFNNYSDADWIGARITANRKVITDSAGTTETYELPDEMSESSRTLSQEELESAIRDIEASVVLSEEQSDIEIDDDTEDRLKELGYLG; encoded by the coding sequence ATGCCAAAGAATATTGTCATAGTTACCATGGATTCGGTGAGAGCGGATCACACTACTCTCTCCGGATACGACGCATCTACAACTCCTAAAATAGAACAGCTTTCTGATGTGAACTTTACTTCTGCAAGAGCTGCAGCGCCCTGTACGCCACACTCTCTCCCGTCAATGCTGACAGGACGGTTACCGATGGAGAACGGATTACTCGCACTCAATGACATTGATAGTATCCCGGCATATCTCGCCGAAGCTGGATATCAAACCTGTCTTGTCAACTCAAACATCCAGATTCCTCGGTTTGGTTATCATAGCGACTTTGATGATTACATCGATTTCACGAGTAACATTGACGAAGGAGAATCGAACGATGCTATGGATTCCGTCCTCGAGTACGGGAAAAAACTACTGGACTCGGGGGGATTTTCGGGTCGGCTCGGCGTCCTACTGAAAGACACCTACCACAGATTCAACAGTATCATTCAACCGCATGAGAGAGACACTACCTTGATCGACGCGGCAATTGACTGGGTAAACAAGGCGCGAGAACCGTACTTCCTCTGGGTCCACCTGATGGACACCCATTACCCCTACGAGTTCGATGCGGACCACTTTGAGGCGATATCCGACTTCGAATACGACGAGAATCGGTACGCACGACTGTTAACAAGGGCGATGACCCATACGCGGCGGGGGGAGTTTGTCTGGGAACTGGATAGCAATCAGCGACAATACCTCAGAGACGCCTACGACGCCAGTATTAGACAAGCAGACGAAAATGTGGCGCGTTTCGCCGATGCGATCGACCTCTCGAAGACCCTCTTAATGTGTACGTCTGACCACGGAGAGGAACTGTGGGAACGTGGTTACTTTGGTCACGCCGGCCGCCCTTCGATTCCCCGAGACATGACGTTATACGAAGAAGTACTCCACGTCCCGTTCGTCGTTGCAGGAGATGTTCCCTCGGATTATCCAGCAGAGGTTGACAATCCTATAAGTCTGGTAGATATCGCTCCGACCGTGTTCCAGTCCGCTGAAGTCAATGTTGACGAGATAGATCTTTCTGGGGAACCGATATTTGACGGAAATTCATCCGAGAGAAAAATAATATCTCAGTCCACCTCACCTGGTGATCCGGTCGATTTCAACAATTATTCTGACGCTGATTGGATCGGAGCCAGAATTACGGCTAATCGGAAAGTGATCACTGATTCTGCTGGCACGACCGAGACGTACGAACTGCCCGACGAGATGTCGGAGAGCTCTCGCACGCTCTCACAAGAAGAGCTGGAGTCGGCAATCCGGGATATTGAGGCGTCAGTCGTACTTTCTGAGGAACAATCCGATATAGAAATCGACGACGATACTGAGGACCGCTTGAAGGAACTTGGTTACCTTGGGTGA
- a CDS encoding glucose-1-phosphate thymidylyltransferase codes for MKGVLLSGGTGSRLRPITHTGPKQLVPVANKPVLEYAIEDFKDAGITEIGVVLGNKGRDEIQELLGDGSEYGVDITYIVQGNPLGLAHAAGCARDFVDGDDFVMYLGDNILKEGITDLVESFRVGDYGAGIALQEVDNPQQFGIADVDDDGTVTELVEKPDDPPTNLALIGMYVFSADVFDAIERLEPSWRGELEITDAIQLLLEDGHDIDSHVVTGWWKDTGKPEDILEANRLVLEETELTREGSIAAGAQTDGRIGLAESAEIEDGAVVRGPVSIAEGTTVKEGAYVGPYTSIGPDSTIEDAHIENSVVIGESEITASGRIVDSLLGRNANVQSADELLPEGRRLVVGENSQLRL; via the coding sequence ATGAAAGGTGTCTTGCTGTCGGGTGGGACGGGGTCGCGGCTCCGTCCGATCACGCATACGGGACCGAAGCAGCTCGTCCCAGTGGCGAACAAGCCCGTCCTCGAGTACGCGATCGAGGACTTCAAGGACGCCGGGATCACCGAGATCGGCGTCGTCCTCGGTAACAAGGGGCGCGACGAGATTCAGGAGCTCCTCGGCGACGGCTCGGAGTACGGCGTCGACATCACCTACATCGTCCAGGGGAACCCGCTCGGGCTCGCGCACGCCGCGGGCTGTGCCCGGGACTTCGTCGACGGCGACGACTTCGTGATGTACCTCGGGGACAACATCCTCAAGGAGGGCATCACCGACCTCGTCGAGAGCTTCCGGGTCGGGGACTACGGCGCGGGGATCGCGCTCCAGGAGGTCGACAACCCCCAGCAGTTCGGAATCGCCGACGTGGACGACGACGGCACCGTCACCGAGCTGGTGGAGAAGCCCGACGACCCGCCGACGAATCTGGCGCTCATCGGGATGTACGTCTTCTCCGCGGACGTCTTCGACGCGATCGAGCGTCTCGAACCGTCCTGGCGCGGGGAACTGGAGATCACCGACGCCATACAGCTCCTCCTCGAAGACGGGCACGACATCGACTCCCACGTCGTCACGGGGTGGTGGAAGGACACCGGCAAGCCCGAGGACATCCTCGAGGCGAACCGGCTCGTCCTCGAAGAGACGGAGCTGACGCGAGAGGGATCGATCGCGGCCGGTGCGCAGACCGACGGCCGGATCGGCCTCGCGGAGTCCGCCGAGATTGAGGACGGCGCCGTCGTCCGCGGACCGGTCTCGATCGCCGAGGGAACGACGGTCAAGGAAGGCGCGTACGTCGGTCCCTATACGTCGATCGGCCCGGACTCGACCATCGAGGACGCCCACATCGAGAACAGCGTCGTCATCGGCGAGTCCGAGATCACCGCGTCGGGACGCATCGTCGATAGCCTGCTCGGACGGAACGCGAACGTACAGAGCGCGGACGAACTCCTGCCCGAGGGCCGTCGCCTGGTCGTCGGCGAGAACTCACAGCTGAGGTTGTAA
- a CDS encoding flippase, giving the protein MSSLKSRVDSLAFSSGIILFGRVFGKFAHIAALALMARGLEGDEFGTVMLAYTIAMIVGLVAVVGVPNGLASLLPKFDSEKQDRILATGLTLSAGGGLLSLLMLIAFREELAVLTDEPRLTEILIPFAVFACLFGIAKCVVGGLRGYKLSFEATVSRDIVAEIIALFFLVVWFFAWRNLEGVYVYWSLIPSTAIIAGITMFAVSDKKIRINLPTRRDYREVLNFSWPLTVESGFVVLMSNIDVILVGVFLTTTSVGIYKAAQPIAMSMVIILTSFTFLYLPLASEMFENGELEDLNEIYKICTKWIITFSIPITVIIVGYANTILSVLYKPSFSAGATTLSILTIGVFIRTFFGPNGAMIKAISKTVVDLYASVSALAVNLILNFLLIPSIGMEGAAIATAAGFTVFNIIEVGVTYAAVQMHPISRDNILILISVVVVGSVVRPILSSSLVSLVIFAVVVSLTSIFAALMISGSETERRLLRDFRSNLSSIL; this is encoded by the coding sequence ATGAGCAGCCTGAAATCCCGGGTCGATTCACTTGCTTTTTCGTCCGGAATTATTCTATTCGGTAGGGTATTCGGAAAGTTTGCTCACATAGCGGCTCTCGCACTAATGGCTAGAGGTCTAGAAGGCGACGAGTTTGGTACGGTGATGCTTGCGTATACTATCGCAATGATCGTCGGTCTCGTGGCTGTCGTCGGGGTCCCGAATGGTCTTGCTAGCCTGCTACCGAAGTTCGACTCTGAGAAACAGGACCGCATCCTCGCCACTGGCCTGACGCTGTCTGCGGGTGGGGGATTACTCAGTCTTCTGATGCTAATAGCGTTCAGAGAGGAACTGGCTGTTCTGACAGACGAACCTAGATTAACTGAAATTTTAATCCCCTTTGCGGTTTTCGCCTGCTTATTTGGAATAGCGAAGTGTGTCGTTGGGGGGCTTCGAGGCTACAAGCTCTCTTTTGAGGCAACAGTGTCGAGAGATATTGTCGCTGAAATTATAGCCCTGTTTTTTCTTGTCGTCTGGTTTTTTGCCTGGAGAAACTTGGAAGGAGTCTACGTTTACTGGTCTCTCATTCCGTCTACAGCTATCATCGCTGGGATAACTATGTTTGCTGTATCGGATAAGAAGATTCGTATAAACCTTCCAACTCGCCGCGACTACCGTGAAGTACTCAATTTCTCGTGGCCGCTGACAGTTGAGTCTGGATTCGTCGTCCTAATGTCAAATATCGACGTGATACTGGTTGGTGTCTTTCTTACTACTACATCAGTAGGCATCTACAAAGCAGCACAACCGATAGCGATGTCGATGGTGATAATATTAACTTCATTTACGTTTCTGTATCTCCCATTAGCATCCGAAATGTTTGAGAATGGAGAGTTAGAGGACTTGAATGAGATATACAAAATATGTACAAAGTGGATTATTACCTTCTCTATCCCGATCACGGTCATTATTGTCGGGTATGCTAACACGATATTGAGTGTATTATACAAGCCGTCATTTTCAGCGGGTGCGACTACTCTGTCTATCCTCACTATTGGCGTCTTTATTCGGACATTCTTTGGACCGAATGGTGCGATGATCAAGGCGATCTCGAAAACAGTGGTCGACCTGTATGCCTCCGTATCGGCACTGGCCGTGAACTTGATACTCAATTTTCTTCTTATCCCCTCTATTGGTATGGAGGGTGCAGCAATAGCGACGGCAGCTGGTTTTACTGTGTTCAACATTATTGAGGTAGGGGTGACGTATGCGGCAGTACAAATGCATCCCATCTCGCGTGATAACATCCTCATACTAATATCGGTGGTAGTTGTAGGATCTGTAGTCAGACCTATACTCTCTAGTTCGTTAGTGTCTCTGGTGATTTTCGCGGTCGTTGTTAGTCTAACTTCAATATTCGCTGCACTAATGATCAGCGGGAGCGAAACGGAACGTCGGTTGTTACGGGATTTCAGATCGAACCTAAGTAGTATCTTATAA